Proteins encoded together in one Meleagris gallopavo isolate NT-WF06-2002-E0010 breed Aviagen turkey brand Nicholas breeding stock unplaced genomic scaffold, Turkey_5.1 ChrUn_random_7180001957646, whole genome shotgun sequence window:
- the LOC104917224 gene encoding LOW QUALITY PROTEIN: putative zinc finger protein 735 (The sequence of the model RefSeq protein was modified relative to this genomic sequence to represent the inferred CDS: inserted 1 base in 1 codon), producing GKSFKRSSHLNCHQRMHTGERPYKCSECGKSFKWRSQLTSHQRIHTGERPYRCSECGKSFKWRSHLTSHQRIHTGERPYRCPECGRSFTRSSHLIYHQHFHTGERPYKCTECGKTIKTHSHLIYHLRTHTGERPFQCRECGKSFKRSSELKRHERIHTGERPYKCPDCGKSSKSHSELKVHQCIHTGXRTFQCPECEKSFKRRCSLNTHKHAHTAHRL from the exons gggaagagcttcaaaaggAGTTCCCACCTCAACTGTCACCAACGCATGCACACCGGAGAGAGACCCTACAAGTGctctgagtgtgggaagagcttcaaatGGAGATCCCAACTCACATCCCACCAACGCATCCACACAGGAGAGAGACCCTACAGGTGctctgagtgtgggaagagcttcaaatGGAGATCCCACCTCACCTCCCACCAACGCATCCACACAGGAGAGAGACCCTACAGGTGCCCTGAGTGTGGGAGGAGCTTCACAAGGAGTTCACACCTCATCTACCACCAGCATTTTCACACCGGAGAGAGACCCTACAAGTGCACTGAGTGTGGGAAGACCATAAAAACCCATTCCCATCTCATCTACCACCTGCGCACCCACACAGGAGAGAGACCCTTTCAGTGTCgtgagtgtgggaagagcttcaaaagaAGTTCTGAACTGAAGCGCCACGAGCGCATCCACACAGGGGAAAGACCCTATAAGTGTCCTGATTGTGGGAAGAGCTCCAAAAGCCATTCTGAATTGAAAGTGCACCAGTGCATCCACACAG AGAGAACTTTCCAGTGTCCTGAGTGTGAAAAGAGCTTTAAACGAAGATGCAGTCTCAACACCCACAAGCACGCCCACACCGCACACAGGCTGTAG